TGTTATCGGCTGGTTTGTCTTCATGTACTTGGACAATAGCATTTGGGCTGTAGGAAACAATTTCCGATGGGAGCAATTCAGTGGAACCCTAGAACCACTTTTCCTCGCACCTGTTCCAAGGATCAGTATCCTCCTAGGAGCAGCCTTCTCAGACACTATCCAAGGGACCGTTCAAGCACTGGTCTTGTTAGGTCTGTCAACTTTGCTGTTTGGAGTTACCTATACAGCTATAGCCATTGCTCCAACTGTAATCCTGCTCACAATTATGGTAACGGCCCTCTACGGATTCAGCTTCATGCTAGCAGGTCTGATTATGGTGTTCAAAGATCCCAGCGTATTGACTCAGCTGATATCCGAGACGACGTATATGGTATCACCAATCAATTACCCTCTCCAAGCATTACCCGGAAATGTGCGGTTTCTAGCTTACCTAGTGCCAACTACAATCGCACTAGTAACGATTCGGCATATTGCCATTACTGGAGTATTTGAAATCTGGTCGTTCTTGCAAGCTCTGACTGTCCTTGGCCTGCTAGGTCTTCTACTCTGGGGAATCGGGCTTGTTGTATTCCAATATGCTGAACGATGGACGAAGAAACGGGGTCATATGGGGGGATTTTGAAATGGAGAAACAGAATATACATGAACGCATTTGGCAACGACAGGGCATAAGAGCAGAGATTCGTGCTGCTAGTGCCCTAGCAATAAAACAGTGGAAAGTGGAGCTTTCCTATCCGCTTAGCGTTCTTTGGTTTATTGTCATGCCTATCCTCTGGCTCATTCCCTATTTGCTAGTAGGAACATCAGTAACAGGCGGAATGGAATCCGGCTCTCTTCAAGAGCTAGTAGGAACAAGCGACTGGCTCAGTTACGTCGCAATTGGAACCGCATATACTGGTTTGGCAATTAGCCTTCTCTGGGGAACTGGATTCGCGTTACGAAGAGAGCAGAACGTTGGAACCCTAGAGACACTTATGACGACTCCGATTAAGCGTGAGACAATTGTCTGGGGCTCGACACTGCATAACTTACAGCATGGTGGTCTAGGCGTAGTGCTTCAGCTAGGTGTTTCCGTACTACTCTTTGGAGTCAATCTAAGTATATGGGGTGTTCTACCCGCACTTGCTGTGGTCGGTCTTTCGATACTAGCTATGCAAGGGCTGGTACTGACTGTCGTGTGTATAGTGCTTGTGGCCAAGCAGGCGTGGATGGTTGTAGAGTTTCTATCTAGCATTCTTCTGCTTGTTGCACCGATGTCTTACCCACTCGCAGTTTTGCCTCCATTGCTTCAATATGTGGCATTAGCTTCCCCTCTTACTTGGAGCGTTGAGGGTTTCAGAGGTTTTCTGATGGAGGGTCTTGCATTCTCTGCAGCAATTAATGCTGTTGGGGCACTCGTAGTTTTGGATGTTGTTTTCATAGTTATTGGATTGCTTCTCTTCCGTGTGACTGAGAAAAACATACGATCCAGAGGTGCTCTTTCGGAATTCTGAGAGACTCATGACCTACACTCTCATCTAAGCTGATGAGCGTTTGAACCCAGCTCTTAGGGCCAACAGAACAATAGTCCCGCAAACACAGAACGGATTTAGCGGAGGTTCCTAGATGCCCATACAGGTTTCCGTTCTAATGACACCCTCTAGTTCATGGATTCTGTCCACGAAGTTTCTAAAATCAGCCTTAGATTCCAGTTCACCATGGGCGATGACATCATAAGGCCCGGTTACCATATGGGCACGTTCTATTTCGTCGAAAGAACCAACTGCTTTCTCCACTTGTTCAGCTGCTCCTGCTTTTACTTGAATAAGCACAATTACTACAACCACTTTATCAACCTCAACAATTCCTTGGTTCACGTATTTCTACACTTTATCACATAAAAATGAATTGAGCAAGCAGAAGCAAGCGTTTGCTACAGATCAGCAAAGATGAGCGTGACGTATATCTGTCTTAGATTCCCTACTCACAATGGATTATATCAAAGATGGAGCTTTCTTCAAGGATGAAGCACACAAGATACTCCGCTACTTTAGCATGCAATGCCCTCGCTCGATATACACTGGGAATGTGATTCATCATTGAATAGGAAACAGATCAGCAAGCATGAGAATTCTTCTTCTAAAGTCCGGATGGTCAATCATCAGTAGTTCCGCTCCAATCTCATTGGTGAACATGAGCTTTGTTGAATTGGTTCGAAGCAGCTGAATCAAATCCATCAGTTCCTCCTTATCTAGCCGCTCATCCTGGTTGTAATCCACATCTCTCCAGTCAACGGTCTTCTCTTCGAGATTCTCAAGTTCCTTCTTCATTTCTCTGGATTTGAGCAGTGATTCAACAGCCGGTTTGATTGCGGCTTCGATTTGCTCATCTGATAGATTCACCTTATAGTCATTTCTGAAATTCTTCAACTTCCGATTCAGATAGATTCTGGGTGCTTCCTCCTTAGCATTTGTTTCATCTAATTGATCGAGCCGATATGAAAACACCATTTCCCTGAGCTGTTCTTCCGTCAATTTGCACCGATTTTCTTCGCTGAGGGATTCTAACCATCTGAGCTCCTCCACGAATATTGTCAAGGTTTCTACCCTTTGGCCTAGCCTGATTAGGGCATTCATAGTTTGCTTTGGCCCCGTG
This genomic stretch from Candidatus Thorarchaeota archaeon harbors:
- a CDS encoding ABC transporter permease, with product MTASEFQDQESWEHEVNGYLTEFEPKLMDWSAAKVFATKNLKIALRYPANLLVWGLLPILWFSPYLLMANAVGGFGTSASFIELSGFTDFIQFCVIGWFVFMYLDNSIWAVGNNFRWEQFSGTLEPLFLAPVPRISILLGAAFSDTIQGTVQALVLLGLSTLLFGVTYTAIAIAPTVILLTIMVTALYGFSFMLAGLIMVFKDPSVLTQLISETTYMVSPINYPLQALPGNVRFLAYLVPTTIALVTIRHIAITGVFEIWSFLQALTVLGLLGLLLWGIGLVVFQYAERWTKKRGHMGGF
- a CDS encoding ABC transporter permease, producing MEKQNIHERIWQRQGIRAEIRAASALAIKQWKVELSYPLSVLWFIVMPILWLIPYLLVGTSVTGGMESGSLQELVGTSDWLSYVAIGTAYTGLAISLLWGTGFALRREQNVGTLETLMTTPIKRETIVWGSTLHNLQHGGLGVVLQLGVSVLLFGVNLSIWGVLPALAVVGLSILAMQGLVLTVVCIVLVAKQAWMVVEFLSSILLLVAPMSYPLAVLPPLLQYVALASPLTWSVEGFRGFLMEGLAFSAAINAVGALVVLDVVFIVIGLLLFRVTEKNIRSRGALSEF
- a CDS encoding Lrp/AsnC ligand binding domain-containing protein, producing MNQGIVEVDKVVVVIVLIQVKAGAAEQVEKAVGSFDEIERAHMVTGPYDVIAHGELESKADFRNFVDRIHELEGVIRTETCMGI